The following proteins are encoded in a genomic region of [Eubacterium] hominis:
- the tnpB gene encoding IS200/IS605 family element transposase accessory protein TnpB, with product MAGIDIGVNNLASIAFTTGHQPVIVKGGKAKSVNQRYNKVMAHLQSEQLKGKKQETHIRTKRMKRETRRRNNQMDDFMHKKSRKIVDTCMEENVEVIVIGNNTDWKQNINLGKKNNQNFVQMPFQKFIKMIKYKAEAVGIKVMITEESYTSKASSIDEDQIPCYGEEEKEYTFSGKRIKRGLYRSKEGILMNADINGASNIIRKVYPCKPKLKERWYRGTVNVPVMCI from the coding sequence ATTGCAGGTATCGATATCGGTGTCAACAACTTAGCAAGTATCGCTTTCACTACAGGGCATCAGCCAGTCATCGTAAAAGGCGGTAAAGCAAAGTCAGTAAATCAAAGATACAATAAAGTCATGGCACATTTACAGTCTGAACAGTTGAAAGGCAAGAAACAGGAAACTCATATCAGAACAAAAAGGATGAAACGCGAAACAAGAAGACGCAACAATCAAATGGATGATTTCATGCATAAGAAATCAAGAAAGATCGTTGATACATGTATGGAAGAAAACGTTGAAGTCATCGTGATCGGAAACAATACGGATTGGAAACAGAACATCAATCTAGGCAAGAAAAACAATCAGAATTTTGTACAGATGCCATTTCAGAAATTCATCAAAATGATCAAGTATAAAGCAGAAGCAGTCGGTATCAAAGTAATGATAACAGAAGAAAGCTATACATCCAAAGCCAGCAGTATAGACGAGGATCAAATACCTTGTTATGGCGAAGAAGAAAAAGAATATACATTCAGTGGAAAGCGAATAAAACGAGGCTTGTACAGAAGTAAAGAAGGTATCTTGATGAATGCAGATATCAATGGCGCAAGCAATATCATAAGAAAAGTATATCCATGTAAGCCAAAACTCAAAGAGCGATGGTATAGAGGTACAGTGAACGTACCAGTCATGTGTATCTAA
- the purE gene encoding 5-(carboxyamino)imidazole ribonucleotide mutase, which yields MSENRKPIVSIVMGSRSDLPTMEACFNQLKEFDIPFEAHALSAHRTPDEVIKLSEGAKERGIKVIIAAAGGAAHLGGVLASSTTLPVIGVPIQTSALGGMDSLLSTVQMPGGIPVATVAIGKAGAKNAAILAAQMIALSDETLAEKLDAFKKSMADKVKADSVIEVE from the coding sequence ATGAGCGAAAACAGAAAACCAATCGTCAGTATCGTCATGGGAAGTCGTAGTGACTTACCTACAATGGAAGCTTGCTTCAATCAGTTAAAGGAATTTGATATTCCATTTGAAGCACATGCATTAAGTGCACACCGTACACCAGATGAAGTCATTAAATTAAGTGAAGGTGCGAAAGAACGTGGAATCAAGGTGATCATCGCAGCTGCAGGTGGTGCTGCTCACTTAGGTGGTGTATTAGCTAGTTCTACAACACTTCCAGTTATTGGTGTTCCTATTCAGACAAGTGCTTTAGGTGGTATGGATTCATTATTATCTACTGTACAGATGCCTGGTGGAATTCCTGTCGCAACTGTTGCGATTGGTAAAGCTGGGGCTAAAAATGCCGCAATTCTTGCTGCCCAGATGATTGCATTAAGTGATGAAACATTAGCTGAAAAACTAGATGCATTCAAAAAATCTATGGCAGATAAAGTAAAAGCTGATTCTGTAATTGAAGTTGAATAA
- a CDS encoding family 1 glycosylhydrolase, with protein MELNENFLWGGSIAAHQCEGAWNEDGKGLAMMDVATSGDVHHDRLIHDEKLPGYTYPSETGIDFYHRYKEDIALFKEMGFKTLRISVDWSRIYPNGDDEQPNEKGIQYYQNVVDTLLENDIEPIVTLYHFEMPLAIVRKYGSWTNRKTIDLYLRYCKTMFEALKGKVHYWVTFNEMNHIDSQMALSDFFTYFVAGIKYSELENAPQTLATCAYYMTVASVKAVKLAREIDADNKIGCVFGLTPNYPYSCNPEDVMLSFKRMTRDLYQIDAMCYGKFPEYKLHEYQRLGIQLDVTEDDKMAFKEGVLDFLGINYYASEVSIAKEKEDMEKAFFGGVKNPYLKDSDWGWSIDPTGLRYLLNFIDRRYQLPIMITENGLGAVDVVSEDGKVHDDYRIDYLKQHLSALKKAVIEDDVNCIGYLMWGPIDLVSATTGEMKKRYGFIYVDKHDDGTGSYERMPKDSFYWYQQVIQTNGKDL; from the coding sequence ATGGAATTAAATGAAAACTTTTTATGGGGTGGCAGTATTGCGGCTCATCAATGTGAAGGCGCATGGAATGAAGATGGCAAAGGCTTGGCCATGATGGATGTTGCGACATCAGGTGATGTACACCATGACCGTTTGATTCATGATGAAAAACTCCCTGGATACACATATCCATCAGAAACAGGTATTGATTTTTATCATCGCTATAAAGAAGATATTGCGTTATTTAAAGAAATGGGATTTAAAACATTGCGAATATCTGTGGACTGGTCAAGAATCTATCCAAACGGGGACGATGAACAGCCTAATGAGAAAGGTATCCAATATTATCAAAACGTTGTCGATACATTATTGGAGAATGATATTGAACCAATTGTGACATTATATCATTTTGAAATGCCACTTGCGATTGTGAGAAAGTATGGCTCTTGGACAAATCGTAAAACCATTGATTTATATTTACGTTATTGTAAGACGATGTTTGAAGCATTAAAAGGCAAAGTACACTATTGGGTAACATTTAATGAAATGAATCATATTGATTCACAAATGGCATTATCAGATTTCTTTACATACTTTGTGGCAGGCATTAAATATTCTGAATTAGAAAATGCACCGCAAACACTTGCGACATGTGCTTACTATATGACAGTAGCAAGTGTCAAAGCGGTAAAACTAGCTCGTGAAATTGATGCGGACAATAAAATCGGGTGTGTGTTTGGATTAACACCTAATTATCCATACTCCTGTAACCCTGAAGATGTGATGTTATCTTTTAAACGAATGACACGTGATTTGTATCAGATAGATGCAATGTGTTATGGAAAATTTCCAGAATATAAATTGCATGAATATCAGCGTTTAGGTATACAGCTAGATGTAACTGAAGATGATAAAATGGCATTTAAAGAAGGTGTTTTAGACTTCCTTGGTATTAATTATTATGCATCTGAAGTCAGCATTGCCAAAGAAAAAGAAGACATGGAAAAAGCATTCTTTGGTGGTGTGAAAAATCCATATCTAAAAGATAGTGACTGGGGATGGTCGATTGATCCTACTGGACTTCGTTATTTATTAAATTTTATTGATAGAAGATATCAACTTCCTATCATGATTACAGAAAATGGGCTAGGTGCTGTAGATGTTGTTAGTGAGGATGGCAAGGTACATGATGATTATCGTATAGATTATTTAAAACAGCATTTGTCAGCTTTGAAAAAAGCAGTGATAGAAGATGATGTTAACTGTATCGGATACCTTATGTGGGGACCAATTGATTTAGTTAGTGCAACAACAGGTGAAATGAAAAAACGTTATGGTTTTATTTATGTAGATAAACACGATGATGGCACAGGTTCTTATGAGAGAATGCCAAAAGATTCTTTCTATTGGTATCAGCAAGTCATTCAAACAAACGGAAAAGATTTATAA
- a CDS encoding flotillin family protein → MDLQALLPYIAGAIVLILLILIITIGYVKAPPDTAYIISGLRKKIIVGKASIKIPFLERLDKLSLKLIPIDVKTSSMVPTADYINIQVDAAVNVKVGTDGDKLELAAQNFLNQTPDYMARVAREVLEGNMREIVGRMRLEEMVSDRQKFAELVKENAMPDLAAMGLNIVSFNVQNFTDANGVIDDLGIDNISQIKKKAAIAKAEADKEIAVAKADADRQANDARVIAEREIAIKNNDLAMQKAELKRIADMKQATADAAYQIEKENQRKTIEVTTADADIAKQEREVLLKAKEVEVKEKALEAEVKKQAEAEKFAKQQRADAELYTRQKEAEAKKFEIQQEAEAQKAKADADRYSREREAQGIQLVGEAEAEAIRAKGVAEAEAMDKKAEAYQKYTGAAVAEMLIKVLPDVAGKIAEPLSKIDKITVIGGNEGNAIDPVAGNVPGVMMKLFESMKETTGIDLGKIVKANTYDAKVTRNVNLSGIPNNETNVYVTPEKAKETKPKTIVKPQPLKKEPEKQPEPVKDEKLSWEK, encoded by the coding sequence ATGGATTTACAAGCATTATTGCCATATATTGCTGGCGCAATTGTGCTGATCCTATTGATTTTGATTATTACGATCGGATATGTAAAGGCACCACCTGATACTGCCTATATCATATCCGGTCTTCGTAAAAAAATTATTGTGGGAAAAGCCAGTATTAAAATTCCATTCTTAGAACGTTTGGATAAATTAAGCTTAAAGCTGATTCCGATTGATGTAAAAACAAGCAGCATGGTACCAACCGCTGATTATATCAATATTCAGGTAGATGCCGCAGTCAATGTAAAAGTTGGCACGGATGGCGATAAGTTAGAGCTTGCTGCACAAAACTTCTTAAATCAGACACCTGATTATATGGCACGTGTGGCAAGAGAAGTTTTAGAAGGTAACATGCGTGAAATTGTTGGACGTATGCGCCTAGAAGAAATGGTTTCTGATCGTCAGAAATTTGCAGAGCTGGTAAAAGAAAATGCCATGCCGGATTTAGCCGCAATGGGTTTAAATATCGTTAGTTTCAATGTACAGAATTTCACAGATGCCAATGGCGTTATTGATGATCTTGGTATTGATAATATATCACAGATTAAGAAAAAAGCTGCTATTGCCAAAGCAGAAGCGGATAAAGAAATCGCAGTTGCGAAAGCCGATGCCGATCGTCAGGCAAATGATGCAAGAGTTATCGCAGAGCGTGAAATTGCTATCAAAAACAACGATTTAGCAATGCAGAAAGCAGAATTAAAACGTATCGCAGATATGAAACAGGCAACAGCCGATGCTGCTTATCAGATTGAAAAAGAAAACCAGCGTAAAACCATTGAAGTTACTACAGCCGATGCGGATATCGCAAAACAGGAACGTGAAGTTCTATTAAAAGCGAAGGAAGTAGAAGTTAAGGAAAAAGCACTGGAAGCAGAGGTAAAGAAGCAGGCCGAAGCGGAAAAATTTGCGAAGCAGCAAAGAGCGGATGCAGAATTGTATACTCGCCAAAAAGAAGCAGAAGCCAAGAAATTTGAAATTCAGCAAGAAGCGGAAGCACAGAAAGCCAAAGCCGATGCTGATCGTTATAGCCGTGAACGTGAAGCACAAGGTATTCAGCTCGTCGGTGAAGCCGAAGCGGAAGCTATTCGTGCAAAAGGTGTTGCGGAAGCAGAAGCAATGGATAAAAAAGCCGAAGCATATCAGAAATATACCGGCGCTGCAGTAGCGGAAATGTTAATCAAAGTATTGCCAGATGTTGCTGGTAAAATCGCAGAACCATTATCGAAGATCGATAAGATTACCGTGATTGGCGGCAACGAAGGAAATGCCATAGATCCAGTCGCAGGCAATGTACCAGGTGTGATGATGAAATTGTTTGAATCCATGAAAGAAACAACCGGCATTGATTTAGGCAAAATCGTAAAAGCAAATACGTATGATGCCAAAGTCACAAGAAATGTAAATCTTTCTGGCATTCCAAACAACGAAACCAATGTGTATGTCACACCAGAAAAAGCAAAAGAAACAAAACCAAAAACAATTGTAAAACCTCAGCCTCTAAAGAAAGAGCCTGAAAAACAACCAGAACCTGTGAAAGATGAAAAACTTTCTTGGGAAAAATAG
- a CDS encoding amidohydrolase family protein, whose amino-acid sequence MKYAYINGIILDGSEDMVPQKGKVILTENDKILGIVDKDTDLNTYQKIDLKGKYIMPGLINLHVHLPGSGKPVKEGVDNGERIKKLAKNPIVLIAIKKICEKYAKMELMSGVTTIRTVGGAKNYDTEIRNKINAGKMIGPRVLASNYAISVPDGHMAGSLAYIANSADEAVQYVRKIAEDHPDLIKLMITGGVLDAKAKGEPGELKMPAEYVKAACEEAHHLGLKVAAHVESPEGVRVALENGVDTIEHGAQPDETILSLFKERHACQVATLSPALPYALFDRSISHATEMEQYNGNIVFEGIINCAKACLENDIPVGLGTDTGCPYVTHYDMWRELYYFHKYCDVSNTFALYTATKRNAQIAGIGNITGSIEPGKCADFVVTANNPLDDLTALRDIEMVVTQGKIIDQPKVKKDPEIEQELDKFL is encoded by the coding sequence ATGAAATATGCTTATATCAATGGAATTATCCTGGATGGCAGCGAAGATATGGTACCTCAAAAAGGAAAAGTCATTCTTACAGAAAATGATAAAATATTGGGAATTGTAGATAAAGATACTGATCTAAACACCTATCAGAAAATTGATTTAAAAGGTAAATATATCATGCCTGGATTAATTAATTTACATGTACACTTACCTGGCAGTGGAAAACCTGTAAAAGAAGGTGTAGATAATGGTGAACGTATCAAAAAGCTTGCGAAAAATCCAATTGTATTAATTGCTATCAAAAAAATCTGTGAAAAATATGCCAAAATGGAATTGATGAGTGGCGTCACAACCATTCGTACTGTTGGTGGCGCAAAGAATTATGATACAGAAATCAGAAATAAAATCAACGCTGGTAAAATGATTGGTCCTCGTGTATTGGCAAGTAATTATGCGATATCCGTACCTGATGGTCATATGGCTGGTTCTTTGGCCTATATCGCAAATAGCGCTGATGAAGCTGTACAATATGTTAGAAAAATAGCAGAGGATCATCCTGATTTAATCAAATTAATGATTACCGGTGGTGTTTTGGATGCGAAAGCAAAAGGTGAACCTGGTGAATTAAAAATGCCAGCAGAATATGTAAAGGCTGCCTGTGAGGAAGCACATCATCTTGGTTTAAAAGTCGCCGCCCACGTTGAAAGCCCTGAAGGGGTACGTGTTGCATTAGAAAATGGTGTTGATACCATTGAACATGGTGCACAGCCAGATGAAACAATCCTTTCCTTGTTTAAAGAACGCCACGCATGTCAGGTCGCAACCTTATCACCTGCCTTGCCTTATGCATTATTCGATCGTTCTATTTCTCATGCTACAGAGATGGAACAATATAATGGAAATATTGTATTTGAGGGTATCATCAACTGTGCAAAGGCATGTTTAGAAAACGATATTCCTGTAGGATTAGGTACAGATACTGGATGTCCTTACGTTACGCATTATGATATGTGGAGAGAACTATATTACTTCCATAAATATTGTGATGTATCGAATACATTTGCGTTATATACTGCCACAAAACGAAACGCACAGATTGCGGGCATAGGAAATATAACTGGCTCTATTGAACCAGGTAAGTGTGCTGATTTTGTTGTAACAGCAAATAATCCACTAGATGATTTAACAGCGTTGAGAGATATTGAAATGGTTGTGACGCAAGGCAAGATCATTGATCAGCCAAAAGTCAAAAAAGATCCTGAAATCGAACAGGAATTGGATAAGTTTTTATAG
- a CDS encoding phosphoribosylformylglycinamidine synthase, with protein MDYRVFVKKKEAFRVEAKSLFHELKQNLNLNGLTGVELYNVYDVFHGDDHDMALLKEKVLSEVVTDEVYDDVDLTGKTYIAYECLPGQYDQRADSAQQCLMLLNNKQDVVIKSGRIVILEGNVSEEEIIGIKKYLINPVEMREKDLNILGYEEDVEIEAVPVITGFCDMDDAALQALMDKEGLAMTLADLKHVQNYFKNEEKRDLTMTELKVLDTYWSDHCRHTTFETILQNVKFEAGSLQETIQKSYDLYLKLRNDVHGGKKVMTLMDMATIAGKYLRKNGKLDDMEVSDEINACSIEITVDVDGEDQTWLLMFKNETHNHPTEIEPFGGASTCIGGAIRDPLSGRSYVYQAMRITGAGDITKDIKDALPNKLPQSRISKGAAAGYSSYGNQIGLATTYVKEIYNDGYVAKRMEVGAVVGAAPKENVIRKSPEKGDIVVLIGGATGRDGVGGATGSSKEHNDTSLTKCSSEVQKGNAPMERRLQRLFRNPEATRLIKKANDFGAGGVSVAVGELADGLKIDLDKVPVKYNGLSGTELAISESQERMAVLIEADKFEEFKQLAYEENLDSVIVAEVTDENRLVMSFHGEEIVNISRDFLNTNGVRGLQDVLVKEGLVDNNPFKSNVNNIKDDLKQPNVASQIGLAEMFDASIGKSTVLMPFGGKYQLTETEGSVQKLPVFGFTNTCSIMTHGYNPEVSLYSPYLGAAYSVVEALARVTALGGNWATCRLTNQEYFERLHTDPEKWGKPMQALLGLIEAEMAFETPAIGGKDSMSGTFNEICVPPTLITFAVTTDKTENIISSELKGEGNYLYLVKHTPKENMVPDYEQLKNNFNKVRAHILNKDIVSAATVKFGGIAEALCKMSFGNKIGVDVTSDEDMFSISIGSIIVETSAPIEDADFILLGKTTADHNIHINEETIDIDEAIDVWCERYNKIYPMTVDQDGEKITTPEYNSETHAKAHQTYDKPKVIIPVFPGQNCEYDTKQQFERAGAEVEIVVFNNLNVESIEHSLNVLSEKIATAQILMIVGGFSSGDEPDGSGKFIANVLSNPKVNNAVQTLLKNDGLILGICNGFQALIKSGLLPYGDIESLNADSPTLFRNNINRHVSHIATTKVTSNKSPWLSSFKPGDCHSIAVSHGEGKFVASDEVIAKLFENGQVATQYVDLDGDPTMNGAYNLNGSSYAIEGITSPDGRIFGKMGHSERYEEGLFKNIEGEKLQNIFKNGVDYFKK; from the coding sequence ATGGACTATCGTGTATTTGTAAAGAAAAAAGAAGCCTTCCGTGTTGAAGCAAAGTCTTTATTTCATGAATTAAAACAGAACCTGAATCTGAATGGATTAACAGGTGTAGAACTGTACAATGTGTATGATGTATTCCATGGGGATGATCATGATATGGCATTGTTGAAGGAAAAAGTATTGAGTGAAGTTGTTACCGATGAAGTTTATGATGATGTTGATTTAACAGGTAAAACTTATATAGCTTATGAATGTTTACCAGGTCAATATGATCAGCGTGCAGATAGTGCACAACAGTGTTTAATGCTGTTAAATAACAAGCAGGACGTAGTGATTAAGAGTGGACGTATTGTTATTCTTGAGGGTAATGTAAGTGAAGAAGAAATCATCGGTATTAAAAAATATCTGATTAACCCTGTGGAAATGCGTGAAAAAGATTTAAATATCTTAGGTTATGAAGAAGATGTTGAAATTGAAGCAGTTCCTGTCATTACAGGTTTCTGTGATATGGATGATGCAGCATTACAGGCATTGATGGATAAAGAAGGCCTTGCAATGACACTGGCTGATTTAAAGCACGTACAAAATTACTTCAAGAATGAAGAAAAACGTGATTTAACAATGACAGAATTAAAAGTATTGGATACATACTGGTCTGATCACTGCCGTCATACAACATTTGAAACCATCTTACAAAATGTGAAGTTTGAAGCTGGTTCTTTACAGGAAACCATTCAGAAATCATACGATTTATATTTGAAATTAAGAAATGATGTACATGGTGGAAAGAAAGTCATGACATTGATGGATATGGCAACCATTGCTGGTAAATACCTGCGTAAAAACGGGAAACTGGATGATATGGAAGTCAGTGATGAAATCAATGCTTGTTCTATCGAAATCACAGTCGATGTTGATGGTGAAGATCAGACATGGTTATTGATGTTTAAGAATGAAACACACAATCACCCTACTGAAATTGAACCATTTGGTGGTGCCAGCACATGTATTGGTGGTGCAATCCGTGACCCATTGTCAGGTCGTAGTTATGTATATCAGGCAATGCGTATCACTGGTGCAGGTGATATCACAAAAGATATCAAGGATGCACTTCCTAACAAACTGCCTCAATCAAGAATTTCAAAAGGTGCTGCTGCCGGTTATTCTTCTTATGGTAACCAGATAGGTTTGGCAACAACTTATGTAAAAGAAATTTATAATGATGGATATGTCGCAAAACGTATGGAGGTTGGTGCTGTTGTTGGTGCCGCTCCAAAAGAAAATGTTATCCGTAAATCTCCTGAAAAAGGCGATATCGTTGTATTGATTGGTGGCGCTACTGGACGTGATGGTGTTGGTGGAGCGACTGGTTCTAGTAAAGAACACAATGATACATCTTTAACAAAATGTTCTAGTGAGGTGCAGAAAGGTAATGCACCTATGGAAAGAAGATTACAGCGTTTATTCCGTAATCCAGAGGCTACTCGCCTGATCAAAAAGGCAAATGACTTTGGTGCAGGTGGTGTCAGCGTTGCTGTTGGTGAGCTTGCGGATGGATTAAAAATTGACTTAGATAAAGTACCTGTAAAATACAATGGGTTATCAGGTACAGAGCTTGCGATTTCTGAATCTCAAGAACGTATGGCAGTTTTAATCGAAGCAGATAAATTTGAAGAATTTAAACAATTAGCATATGAAGAAAACTTAGATAGTGTAATCGTAGCGGAAGTAACTGATGAAAATCGTTTGGTTATGAGTTTCCATGGAGAAGAAATCGTGAATATCTCACGTGATTTCTTAAATACCAATGGTGTTCGTGGTTTACAGGATGTTCTTGTGAAAGAAGGTCTTGTGGATAATAACCCATTTAAATCAAACGTGAACAATATTAAAGATGATTTGAAACAGCCAAATGTTGCTTCACAGATTGGTTTAGCTGAAATGTTTGATGCATCAATTGGTAAATCAACGGTATTGATGCCATTTGGTGGTAAATATCAGTTAACAGAAACAGAAGGTAGTGTACAGAAACTTCCAGTCTTTGGTTTTACAAATACATGTTCTATCATGACACATGGATATAACCCTGAAGTATCTTTATATTCTCCTTATTTAGGGGCTGCTTATTCTGTAGTAGAAGCACTTGCCAGAGTCACTGCATTGGGTGGTAACTGGGCAACTTGTCGTTTAACAAACCAGGAATACTTTGAACGTTTACATACAGATCCTGAAAAATGGGGTAAACCTATGCAGGCATTGTTGGGATTGATTGAAGCAGAAATGGCATTTGAAACACCAGCCATTGGTGGAAAAGACTCTATGTCAGGTACCTTCAATGAAATTTGTGTACCTCCAACATTGATTACGTTTGCAGTCACAACTGATAAGACAGAGAATATTATTTCTTCAGAATTAAAGGGTGAAGGCAACTATCTGTATTTGGTAAAACATACACCAAAAGAAAATATGGTGCCAGATTATGAACAGTTGAAAAACAACTTCAATAAAGTGCGTGCACACATCCTGAATAAGGATATCGTATCTGCTGCAACTGTGAAGTTTGGTGGTATTGCTGAAGCATTATGTAAGATGAGTTTTGGTAATAAAATTGGTGTAGATGTCACAAGTGATGAAGATATGTTCTCCATTTCTATTGGTTCTATTATCGTGGAAACAAGTGCGCCAATCGAAGATGCTGATTTCATTCTGTTAGGAAAAACTACTGCAGATCACAACATTCATATCAATGAAGAAACGATTGATATTGATGAAGCAATTGATGTATGGTGTGAACGTTACAACAAGATTTATCCAATGACTGTAGATCAGGATGGTGAAAAAATCACAACACCTGAATACAATAGTGAAACACATGCAAAAGCTCATCAAACATATGATAAGCCAAAAGTTATCATTCCTGTATTCCCTGGGCAAAACTGTGAATACGACACAAAACAACAATTTGAACGTGCAGGCGCAGAAGTAGAAATTGTTGTATTCAATAACCTGAATGTAGAAAGCATTGAACATTCTTTGAATGTATTAAGTGAAAAGATTGCCACAGCACAGATCTTGATGATCGTTGGTGGATTCTCTAGTGGAGATGAACCAGATGGCAGTGGTAAGTTTATCGCAAATGTATTAAGCAATCCAAAAGTGAACAATGCCGTACAGACACTGCTTAAAAATGATGGATTGATCTTAGGTATCTGTAATGGATTCCAGGCATTGATTAAATCTGGTTTATTACCATATGGTGATATCGAAAGCCTGAATGCAGATTCTCCAACATTGTTTAGAAACAATATTAACCGTCACGTATCACACATCGCAACTACAAAAGTCACAAGCAATAAATCACCTTGGTTATCAAGCTTTAAACCAGGAGATTGCCACAGTATTGCGGTATCTCATGGAGAAGGTAAGTTTGTCGCAAGTGATGAAGTGATCGCAAAACTGTTTGAAAATGGTCAGGTCGCAACACAGTATGTTGACTTAGATGGTGATCCTACTATGAATGGCGCATATAACTTAAATGGTAGTTCTTATGCAATCGAAGGTATCACAAGTCCTGATGGACGAATCTTCGGTAAGATGGGACACAGTGAACGTTATGAAGAGGGATTGTTTAAAAACATCGAAGGTGAAAAACTTCAGAATATCTTCAAGAACGGTGTAGATTACTTCAAAAAATAA